A genome region from Caloranaerobacter ferrireducens includes the following:
- a CDS encoding ribonuclease H-like domain-containing protein codes for MEIITNSFQEQLKIPDYLKTITYNKNFCFLDIETTGFNREKDKIILIGIMYFKNNEIKITQFFANSLEEEKEILNEFIKFIIQFDLFFTFNGNVFDIPFINSKLKQYGLEYLIEINKSIDLLKVVRKYKNVLGLNNCRLKTVEKYLGINREDKISGKESVKMYFKYLKTKDDRIKKIILKHNYEDIYYLHKLLKIYETIDNLSNLNLTINFNDYNINFSFDLNNISIKGNNFTLTGITTKCTLPNYIYYEDGFKLEWITNEGNINIAFIVNVGMLTDNKKCYYLNKNDYSFNITSTDKTNYNIPENYILLKIEDKIIKQNLQNVVCEILTNIVK; via the coding sequence ATGGAAATTATCACAAATTCTTTTCAAGAACAATTAAAAATACCTGATTATTTAAAAACTATTACATACAATAAAAATTTCTGTTTCTTAGATATTGAAACAACAGGGTTCAATCGTGAAAAAGATAAAATCATTTTAATAGGAATAATGTATTTCAAAAATAATGAAATTAAAATTACTCAATTTTTTGCTAATTCGTTAGAAGAAGAAAAAGAAATTCTAAATGAATTTATAAAATTCATCATTCAATTTGACTTATTTTTCACCTTTAATGGCAATGTATTTGATATACCCTTCATTAATAGTAAACTTAAACAATATGGACTAGAATATTTAATTGAAATAAATAAAAGTATCGATTTATTGAAAGTAGTAAGAAAATATAAAAACGTTCTAGGTTTAAACAACTGCAGATTAAAAACTGTTGAAAAATATCTTGGAATTAATAGAGAAGACAAAATTTCAGGTAAAGAAAGTGTTAAAATGTATTTTAAATACTTAAAAACAAAAGATGATAGAATTAAAAAAATAATTCTTAAGCACAACTATGAAGATATTTACTATCTTCATAAGTTACTTAAGATATATGAAACAATAGATAATTTAAGTAATTTAAACTTAACTATTAACTTTAATGATTATAATATTAACTTTAGTTTTGATTTAAATAACATATCTATTAAAGGAAATAATTTTACTCTTACAGGTATAACAACTAAATGCACACTACCTAACTATATATACTATGAAGATGGTTTCAAACTTGAATGGATTACAAATGAAGGAAATATAAATATAGCTTTCATTGTTAATGTCGGAATGTTAACAGATAACAAAAAATGTTATTATTTAAATAAAAACGATTACTCTTTCAATATTACATCTACAGATAAAACTAACTATAATATCCCAGAAAACTATATTTTACTAAAAATAGAAGATAAAATAATCAAACAAAACTTACAAAATGTTGTTTGTGAAATATTAACAAATATAGTGAAATAA
- a CDS encoding Eco57I restriction-modification methylase domain-containing protein produces the protein MKNKAYEKELIKITKEYLYKYKNEGLDSYINNLKGILYYIGKIILSIAYYKSEKITKKDLNNILNNNSIEKLPEKFKEFEITFGEKVMLTSKEKAEIVSLLNKLENEELCEFSLGKLYEELITSKERKQLGQVYTPKSIIKYMIEEGIKEEYIIENPYFKVIDPACGGGYFLIEAYEKIKFIIKNNYKEIIRKNPGVKMHLDKSVHEFILKNNIWGTDIDEFAVYMTTISLLLKDTTGNSFSLNIYKRDILLDEEENLFKLLSDKNSLNGIKFDLVIGNPPYIGHKKISKIYRQRLIHYYYDVFSDKADISFCFIKKGYDLLKENGRLILITSRYFIESPSGKFLRKFIKDSFTIESLIDFNGYKVFKGIGISPLIIKCIKRKMNNTEFDVYKLKKKINPNDDFNVANESIYENFKVKLIDLDDKGWIFINPLEKLVFQKIDSQGDYKLEDICESYQGIITGCDDAFIIDAEEVNKGNLEHDILKPWIKNSYIQKYTRTAVNKYILYTDSIKNIDDYPNTLKHILPYKERLEKRRECIKGIRKWYELQWGRNLEVFKSPKIIFPFKSESSRFMIDYDNLFCSADVYIIKIKDIFLNEVTMEYLTAFLNSSIFEFYFKTVAKKVGDNIYDFYPNKLMKLKIKIEDNVSFISEKVKKIISYYNDINQLIKNKSNAERVEELQTKIFKEKEIIDEYFFTLYKLKPDEIEIIKNKI, from the coding sequence ATGAAAAATAAAGCTTATGAAAAAGAATTAATAAAAATTACTAAAGAGTACCTATATAAATACAAGAATGAAGGACTAGATAGTTACATAAATAATTTAAAGGGTATTCTTTATTATATAGGTAAAATAATTTTATCAATTGCATACTATAAATCAGAAAAAATAACAAAGAAAGATTTAAATAACATATTAAACAATAATTCTATAGAAAAACTCCCTGAAAAGTTTAAGGAATTTGAAATAACTTTTGGCGAGAAAGTGATGCTTACAAGCAAAGAGAAAGCTGAAATAGTATCTTTGTTAAATAAACTTGAGAACGAAGAATTGTGCGAATTTTCATTAGGCAAGCTTTATGAAGAACTTATAACGAGCAAAGAAAGAAAACAATTAGGACAGGTATATACACCAAAGAGTATTATAAAATATATGATTGAAGAAGGAATAAAAGAAGAATATATTATTGAAAATCCTTATTTTAAGGTGATAGATCCAGCTTGTGGCGGTGGTTATTTTTTAATTGAGGCTTATGAAAAGATTAAATTTATAATAAAAAATAATTATAAAGAAATAATTCGCAAAAATCCAGGAGTTAAAATGCATTTAGATAAGAGTGTACATGAATTTATATTAAAAAATAACATTTGGGGGACAGATATAGACGAATTTGCAGTATATATGACGACTATTTCGCTTTTATTAAAAGATACAACAGGTAATAGTTTTAGTTTGAATATATATAAGAGAGATATTTTATTAGATGAGGAAGAGAATTTATTTAAATTACTTTCAGATAAAAATTCTTTAAATGGTATTAAATTTGATTTAGTAATAGGTAATCCTCCCTATATAGGGCATAAAAAAATTAGTAAAATTTATAGGCAGAGATTAATACATTATTATTATGATGTGTTTTCTGATAAAGCAGATATTTCATTTTGTTTTATAAAAAAAGGATATGACTTATTAAAGGAAAATGGAAGACTAATTTTGATTACATCTAGGTATTTTATTGAATCTCCATCAGGAAAGTTTTTAAGGAAATTTATTAAGGATAGCTTTACTATAGAGTCATTAATTGACTTTAATGGATATAAAGTATTTAAAGGAATTGGAATAAGTCCACTAATAATAAAATGTATAAAAAGAAAGATGAATAATACGGAGTTTGATGTTTACAAGTTGAAGAAAAAGATAAATCCAAATGATGATTTTAATGTAGCAAACGAAAGTATTTATGAAAACTTTAAAGTAAAACTTATTGACTTAGATGATAAGGGGTGGATATTTATAAATCCTTTAGAAAAATTAGTTTTTCAGAAAATAGATTCTCAAGGAGACTATAAATTAGAGGATATTTGTGAAAGTTATCAAGGTATAATAACTGGTTGTGATGATGCATTTATTATAGATGCAGAAGAAGTTAATAAAGGTAATTTAGAGCATGATATTTTGAAGCCGTGGATAAAGAACAGTTATATACAGAAATACACAAGAACTGCAGTAAATAAATATATATTATATACGGATTCAATCAAGAATATAGACGATTATCCTAATACATTAAAGCATATATTGCCATATAAAGAGAGGCTAGAAAAACGCAGAGAATGTATAAAAGGTATTAGAAAATGGTATGAGCTTCAATGGGGTAGGAATTTAGAAGTTTTTAAGTCACCTAAGATAATTTTTCCATTCAAATCTGAATCAAGCAGGTTCATGATAGATTATGATAATTTATTTTGTAGTGCTGATGTCTATATTATAAAAATAAAAGATATATTCTTAAATGAAGTTACAATGGAGTATTTGACAGCTTTTTTAAACTCATCAATTTTTGAATTCTATTTTAAGACGGTTGCAAAAAAAGTAGGAGATAATATATATGATTTTTATCCTAATAAACTGATGAAATTAAAGATAAAGATAGAAGATAATGTTAGTTTTATTTCTGAAAAAGTTAAGAAAATAATAAGTTACTATAATGATATTAATCAATTAATAAAAAACAAATCAAATGCTGAAAGAGTTGAGGAGTTACAAACTAAAATATTTAAAGAGAAAGAGATAATTGATGAATACTTTTTTACACTATACAAATTGAAACCTGATGAAATTGAAATAATTAAGAATAAAATTTAA
- a CDS encoding S-layer homology domain-containing protein, translating into MKKIKATLFILVIILFFVNYSIVMAGTFYLDIFGHWAEYTILWATNEANLFNGYPDGTFRPDDSITRAEYITILYRAAMEKKILSNNIIGEEKNDYEVANESTDNTDINNEVDESKFVVADDNVDSTNNMPKENNEYTLQYDDLDSNFWAYKEILSVAEFIDKYSVNMKFKDIFPGNKFEPDKYITREEAAILSSFFTTLSIDENTKEFMDIDQNYKYFDIIKNLVNNGIIEGYEDSTFRPYRNITRAESATLIKRIYYDMDYLSGKYLNDIELIDYTLEDNFSLFGDYYNRELDDQDILYKKAVSTLEYINLMGYIPFEEQHLYLKDPIKALRDLKEAGYYNIVGVNYYLIKFDTISEEEKEMLLLELLDNYQLRDDIGDIESLLIFKECLNYNIEMDKLIRGLDKWYAIAEENITKLNIQFIKSKIYANNNDYEKAIEIYEQDLPTDDIEILKCFIMNKAYLQYKINEFENAEFILRDGWEVVKTNRHYLSYKSMYDKEFIGAIKKILMVQSEYYSKIIQQ; encoded by the coding sequence ATGAAGAAAATCAAAGCAACTTTATTTATACTGGTCATAATTTTATTTTTTGTAAATTATAGTATTGTAATGGCTGGGACTTTTTATTTAGATATTTTTGGTCACTGGGCAGAATATACGATATTATGGGCTACTAATGAAGCCAACCTTTTTAATGGTTATCCTGATGGTACTTTTAGACCAGATGACAGTATTACTAGAGCTGAATATATTACAATACTATATAGAGCAGCGATGGAAAAGAAAATACTTAGTAATAATATTATAGGTGAAGAGAAAAATGATTATGAAGTAGCAAATGAAAGTACTGATAATACAGATATTAACAATGAAGTTGATGAAAGTAAATTTGTTGTAGCAGACGATAATGTTGATAGCACCAATAATATGCCTAAAGAAAATAATGAATATACTTTGCAGTATGATGACTTGGACAGTAATTTCTGGGCTTATAAAGAAATTTTATCAGTAGCAGAGTTTATTGATAAATATAGTGTTAATATGAAATTTAAAGATATTTTTCCTGGAAATAAGTTTGAGCCTGATAAATATATCACTAGGGAAGAAGCTGCAATTTTATCAAGTTTTTTTACTACACTATCAATAGATGAAAATACTAAGGAATTTATGGATATTGATCAAAACTATAAATACTTTGATATAATCAAAAATTTAGTAAATAATGGAATAATCGAAGGCTATGAGGACAGTACTTTTAGACCTTATAGGAACATAACAAGGGCTGAGTCGGCAACTTTAATAAAAAGAATATATTATGATATGGATTATTTAAGTGGAAAATATCTGAATGATATAGAACTTATTGATTATACTTTGGAAGATAACTTTAGTTTATTTGGAGATTACTACAATAGAGAATTAGATGACCAAGATATATTGTATAAGAAAGCTGTTTCAACATTAGAATATATTAATTTGATGGGTTATATCCCTTTTGAAGAACAGCATTTGTATCTTAAAGATCCAATTAAGGCGCTTAGAGATCTTAAAGAAGCTGGTTACTATAATATTGTAGGAGTTAATTACTATTTAATAAAATTTGATACTATAAGCGAAGAGGAGAAAGAAATGTTACTTCTTGAGCTTTTAGATAACTATCAATTAAGAGATGATATTGGCGATATTGAATCTTTATTAATTTTTAAAGAATGCTTGAATTATAATATTGAAATGGATAAATTAATAAGAGGCTTAGATAAGTGGTATGCTATTGCAGAAGAAAATATAACTAAATTAAATATACAATTTATAAAATCAAAAATATATGCCAATAACAATGATTATGAAAAAGCAATAGAAATATACGAACAAGATTTACCAACTGATGATATAGAGATTTTAAAATGTTTTATAATGAACAAAGCTTATTTACAATATAAAATAAATGAATTTGAAAATGCAGAATTTATTTTAAGAGACGGTTGGGAAGTTGTAAAGACAAATAGGCACTATCTTTCATATAAGAGTATGTATGATAAGGAGTTTATTGGAGCAATTAAAAAAATTCTTATGGTTCAGTCTGAATACTATTCTAAAATAATTCAGCAATAG
- a CDS encoding NUDIX domain-containing protein: MFRVLTKAIIRKGEEVLLLKRKDGSFGSGLWDIPGGKLEFGEFPRESLEREIFEETSLKVKVIRPLSISSGINETRTKQYITIVFLCDYQGGDIKLNDEHSEYEWVSINEINDFEKIYYVDEAINELSSD, from the coding sequence ATGTTTAGAGTACTTACTAAAGCAATTATCAGAAAAGGAGAAGAAGTTCTATTATTGAAACGAAAAGATGGTTCATTCGGGAGCGGATTATGGGATATTCCTGGAGGTAAATTAGAATTTGGAGAGTTTCCTAGAGAAAGTTTAGAAAGGGAAATCTTTGAGGAAACTTCGTTAAAGGTTAAAGTTATAAGACCATTAAGTATTAGTTCAGGTATTAATGAAACAAGGACTAAACAGTATATTACTATAGTGTTTTTATGTGATTATCAAGGTGGAGATATTAAATTAAATGATGAACATAGTGAATATGAATGGGTTAGTATAAATGAAATAAATGATTTTGAAAAGATTTATTATGTAGATGAAGCAATTAATGAGCTTTCATCTGACTAA
- the glnA gene encoding type I glutamate--ammonia ligase, whose translation MFEDVSQVISFCEKEGIKIIDFKVVDLAGRWHHLSIPVERFDEKILEDGIGFDGSSYGFLSVEKSDMIFKPDISTAFVDPFCEVPTLSMIADIYQITDKSERFQSDPRYIAEKAEKYLKETGIADENVIGPEFEFYVFDHISFINKSNHQEIYIDTEQAYWNNGNKDYQNLGYKVEFQKGYHVDLPKDVTNDLRSKITRQLEDLGIPVKYHHHEVGGSGQVEIETQFGRLKEMADKTLILKYVVKNLAMQEGKTVTFMPKPLYGEAGSGMHVHMQLFKEGKPIFYDEKGYSGLSDIALYYIGGILRHAPAILAFTNPSTNSYKRLVPGYEAPVSICFATANRSSVIRIPGYAKKPEKKRFEFRPSDATANPYLAFSALLLAGIDGVINKIDPVKEGYGPYDVNIFDLSEEERKKIKSLPKSLDEAADALEKDHEFLLAGGVFTKELINDHIKRIREEARKINIIPHPMEYRLYYDL comes from the coding sequence ATGTTTGAAGATGTTAGCCAGGTAATTAGTTTTTGCGAAAAAGAAGGGATAAAAATAATTGATTTTAAAGTAGTAGATCTAGCAGGAAGATGGCATCATTTGTCGATACCAGTAGAAAGATTTGATGAAAAGATACTAGAAGATGGCATAGGTTTTGATGGGTCAAGCTATGGTTTTTTAAGTGTTGAAAAATCAGATATGATTTTTAAACCTGATATTAGTACAGCCTTTGTAGATCCATTTTGTGAAGTACCAACATTAAGTATGATTGCTGATATATATCAAATTACAGATAAAAGTGAGAGATTTCAATCAGACCCTAGATATATTGCCGAGAAGGCGGAAAAATACTTAAAAGAAACTGGGATTGCAGATGAAAATGTTATTGGTCCTGAATTTGAATTTTATGTATTTGATCATATATCATTTATTAACAAAAGTAATCATCAAGAGATATATATAGATACTGAACAAGCATATTGGAATAATGGCAACAAAGATTATCAAAATCTAGGATATAAAGTAGAATTTCAAAAAGGTTATCATGTAGATTTACCAAAGGATGTTACTAATGATTTAAGGTCTAAAATTACTAGACAATTAGAAGATTTAGGTATACCTGTTAAGTATCATCATCATGAAGTTGGAGGATCAGGCCAGGTAGAAATAGAAACTCAATTTGGTAGACTAAAAGAAATGGCAGACAAAACTTTGATTTTAAAATATGTGGTTAAGAATTTAGCTATGCAAGAAGGTAAGACTGTTACTTTTATGCCAAAACCTTTGTATGGAGAAGCTGGTAGCGGAATGCATGTACATATGCAACTTTTTAAAGAAGGTAAACCAATTTTCTATGATGAGAAAGGATATTCCGGATTAAGTGATATAGCTCTATATTATATTGGCGGTATTTTAAGACATGCTCCAGCAATACTTGCATTTACAAATCCTAGTACAAATTCTTATAAAAGGTTAGTTCCTGGATATGAAGCACCTGTTAGTATATGTTTTGCTACTGCGAATAGAAGTTCAGTAATAAGGATACCAGGTTATGCTAAAAAACCAGAGAAAAAGAGATTTGAATTTAGACCTTCAGATGCAACAGCTAATCCATATTTGGCTTTTTCTGCGCTTTTATTAGCAGGTATTGATGGAGTAATAAATAAAATAGACCCAGTAAAGGAAGGTTATGGACCTTATGATGTAAATATTTTTGATTTATCCGAGGAAGAAAGAAAGAAAATTAAGAGCTTACCAAAATCATTAGATGAAGCAGCTGACGCATTAGAAAAAGACCATGAGTTTTTACTTGCAGGTGGTGTTTTTACTAAAGAGCTTATAAATGATCATATAAAAAGAATTAGAGAAGAAGCAAGGAAAATAAATATTATTCCTCATCCTATGGAATATAGATTGTATTATGATTTATAA
- a CDS encoding acyl-CoA dehydratase activase-related protein, whose translation MSCKVGIPQALLYYEYYPLWKEFFTELGAEIVLSSSTNKSILNAGVSSCVDEACLPVKVFHGHVEELKNKVDYLFIPKFISVCKKEYLCPKLLGLPEMVKNSIDNLPTIIDVEINLLKSNSNLRKSVIEIGKYFTSNNKKIDLAFNKAINRFNEYRKLLANGVIPIEAIKVYNKYINSITTLKNSKYKILVLGHSYNLYDEFLSMKLIEKLQKENMRVITPDTVSIDKINYYASKLPKRMFWSFGRKIVGASFYLIEENAVDGIIYISSFGCGLDSVLIDLVYRKAKKFKVPFTLVTLDEHSGEAGVNTRLEAFIDMIIWRDNNENHISTHG comes from the coding sequence ATGTCTTGTAAAGTCGGTATACCACAGGCATTACTTTATTATGAATATTATCCTTTGTGGAAAGAGTTCTTTACTGAATTAGGAGCAGAAATAGTATTATCTTCAAGTACAAATAAATCTATATTAAATGCTGGAGTGTCTAGTTGTGTTGATGAAGCGTGTTTACCTGTAAAAGTATTTCATGGTCATGTAGAGGAACTTAAGAATAAAGTTGATTATTTGTTTATACCTAAGTTTATTAGCGTTTGTAAAAAAGAATATTTATGTCCTAAATTATTAGGATTACCCGAAATGGTAAAGAATTCGATTGATAATTTACCAACAATAATAGATGTTGAGATTAATTTATTAAAATCGAATTCTAATTTGCGTAAGTCAGTAATAGAAATTGGTAAGTATTTTACATCTAATAATAAAAAGATAGACTTAGCTTTTAATAAAGCTATTAATAGATTTAATGAATATAGAAAGTTGTTAGCTAATGGAGTAATACCTATTGAAGCAATTAAAGTTTACAATAAATATATTAATAGCATTACAACGTTAAAAAATAGCAAATATAAAATTCTTGTTTTAGGACATTCTTATAATTTATATGATGAATTTTTAAGTATGAAACTTATTGAAAAACTGCAGAAAGAGAATATGAGAGTGATAACTCCAGATACTGTAAGTATAGATAAGATAAATTATTATGCATCAAAATTACCTAAAAGAATGTTTTGGAGTTTTGGAAGAAAGATTGTAGGTGCTTCTTTTTATTTAATTGAGGAAAATGCAGTTGATGGGATAATTTATATTTCTTCATTTGGCTGTGGTTTAGATTCTGTTTTAATTGATTTAGTTTACAGAAAGGCAAAAAAATTTAAGGTTCCATTCACATTAGTAACTCTTGATGAACATTCAGGGGAGGCTGGAGTTAATACAAGACTAGAGGCATTTATAGATATGATTATATGGAGGGACAATAATGAAAATCACATTTCCACACATGGGTAA